CGCTCTGATCTCAACCGCCGAATGCGAGGCGGTACAGCAGTATCGTCGCGCGAATGCGTTCGGCCGGGTCATTGCGCTGGGGGATGTAGTCCGAGGCAAACCACACGGACCCCGGTGTGTCGATACTTCCCTGAAGCGGATTGGGCACAAAGGTGTGGGCCGTGCCGGCGTATCCCCGAAGCGTCGGACTTGTGGCGGGTAACGGCGTCACCGTGTGGGCTCCGCCATTCAGCAGGTCGCCCTCGATGAGGTCGTAGGTGCCCATCGAAGGATTGTGCAGAAAAGCCGAGCGCCCCGGCGCCAGGGGAATCCACTTGCCGTAGTTGATGCGGCCCTCAGGCACGGGAATCGAATGCCGCTGGGTCAACGCATGGGTGGCTGGGGCATACGTCCAGAACTCATGCCGGCAGTCCGCCTTGTCCTTCGGGTACTTGTTGTAATACAGCGTCAGTTCATCCCAGTTTTCTGCGGCGACAGGCCGCAGGTCCAGGCACCAGTAGTTCCCGTCGCTCGTCGCGGGCAGGTCCTCGGTATGGGTCACCTTGCCATCCTCATCCAACTGGATCAGGCGCGTGAGGCTGCGGTCGGGATTGTCCCACAGTTGCCCCACGAGCACCGTGCCGTTGTCTGTGAGGGCAATCTGGGGATAGAAGAAGCCCATCGCCTCAGCGTATTTCACAGGTTTCCTGAAGACGAAGTCCGGCCCCTGCTTGTCCGCGAAGAAGATTACCGGCGTATTGAAGGGCACGCTGCCGTCGGGGCTGATCGCCAGGATGGTGATGGCCGCGCGCTTTCCGTCACGGGACACGCCCGCATTCATCCGCAGGTGAAAGTCCTTGTAGGGCGTGTCGCGGGGAATGAGTTCCGAACGATCCACGAGCGTGGTGATATCCTCCGGGGTCGCGCTGCGGTAATAGCGGATCTCGCCGGGATGAAAATTCTCTACCCCGATGTCGTGACTCATTCCGACAAAGATGTGGATGTAGCCGTCGTCCGAGCGAAGCATGAGGGGCTGGGTCATGCTCTTAACATTCGGCTCCGTGAAGGGAATCAGCGTAGCGGCGGGGGAGAGCATTGCGCCGGACTTCGGGTGCTGGCCGATGACGCTGCCCCAGGTCTTGCCGTCCGGGTTATAGGTCGTTGCCGACCAGAATAGGGCCGATTTTCCCTCAATCAGATAGGAGAAGGTATGGCCGCCCCATTGCTGGTCCACATTCGCATGGACCACGATGGGGCCTTCAACTACGTGGAGCGACGAAGGCTCCGCGGCGGAGCAAAGTGGAGGGACTGCGAGGCAGAATAAGAGGTTGCCCAGAAATGTCAAGAGCTTTGTCATTTTAGCGGAATCTCCCGGGGCGTGGCGCTCCAATTTCTGTGTATATACACTGGCAGGCTCAGCGTGCGCATTATTCAGACGCGTGGGGCGTTACGGACTATTTAACAGTCTGCTGGATCCGTTTCTCCTGCCGGTACATTTCCGTCGTCCAGAGAGAGTCGCTCCAGAAATCCTGCACGAGGTAAGCGCCAACGTCTCCATTGACAGCCCAGTGGTAGTGGCGCACGGGCCTATTTCGGTCATCAAGACCGATGCGAACGCAACGCCCGGAAATCATGTTGTTCTGGGAGGTGTGATAGTAGTATTCCACATTCGACTTGTGGGCTTCGGGTATCGAAACAGACAGGAGCGCGTTCACCGTAGCAATAAAGCGATTGGCGGCTGCAGCGAGTGAAGGTTCCACCTCCCATTGGTACCTGTAGCGTACGCTTCGAGCCATCATGCACATGGGCTCGGCGTACAGCACAACGGATTCGCGAAGGGCGGCGATGCAAACCGCGTCGCGGCCGCGACAGGCGAGGCCTACAAGCGAGCAATCGTCTCGGGCCTCGGCTTCTCTTGCAGCGGCCTCGGTCAACGCGCTGAGGGCCCAGGCATTTGGCGGCAGCGACCGAAGGGCAAAGTACAAGGCGTCGCGGGAAGGGGGCAGCAAATAGGATGGGTCGCCGGGGATGCCGAAGAGCGGTGATTGAGTCACCTCGCGCAGGCGCTGAAACTCGACCAAATCCTTGACGCGGTGTCGCTCCGTATCGGGAACGTCCTGCAGTGCCCGGACAAGTTGAAAGTAGCGGGTGAGCTCAGGGCTTTCGCCGTAATAGCCTTCAACAGGCCCATCGTGGGGGTGAATTTCGAGACGTCCGGCGACCTTCTCGGCGGCTGCGAGAAGCTTCTCCGCCTCGAATACCTTCATGGCCTCGCGATACGCGTAATCCAGCCCGAGGAGTAGTTCGCGATTACCGACCTTGCGTTCCACGATGACGTCCATAGAAAGCTCCAAGGGCTGCCGTGGGGGCGGACAGCTTATGAAATTCAGAAATTGATTTTACTTTCGATCAGCACCGCGGCATGCACGCTGATGGCTTCCTCGCGCCCTTCTGGGCCTACGTGTTCATTGGTCTTGGCCTTAACGGAAATCTGGTCCAACCTCAGATCCAGCGTCTCCGCAAGGCGCGCGCGTATTGCGTCAAGATGGGGGTTGAGCTTCGGCTGCTGGGCAATGATCGTGCTGTCAATATTCACCACGATCCAGCCCGCCTGGTATAAGAGAGCAGCCGACTCCTCCAGCAGCACCAGGCTGTCCGCCCCTTTGTATTTCGGGTCCGTATCGGGGAAATGCTGCCCAATATTCCCCAGGGCCGCCGCGCCGAGCAGCGCATCGATGATGGCGTGGGTAAGCACGTCCGCATCCGAGTGCCCCACGAGTCCCTTGTGGTGGGGGACGGTAACGCCACCCAGGATCAGGGGATAGCCTTCTTCAAGTCGATGCAGGTCGTAGCCCTGGCCTATGCGCATTCCATGCCCTTTTCAATGAGAGCCTCGGCAATCTGGAGGTCCGTGGGGGTGGTCAGTTTAAAATTCAGCGGCGAGCCGTGAATCAGTTTGACGGCGTGGCCGCAACGCCTCACAAGCGTCGCATCGTCCGTAACTTCCATGTTCTCGGTCACGGCCCTTTCATGGGCCGAGCGGATGATTTCGGTTCGGAATACCTGCGGCGTCTGGCAGGCCCAGAGCTGTCGGCGATCGGGGGTCTCTTTCAGGTAGCCCTCGCCATCTTCGATCAGGATGGTGTCGATGGAAGGAATCGCCACCGTCGCGGCGCCCATCGCCAGGGCCGCGTCAATCGCCGCGTGAATAGCCTCGGGGGTGATAAAGAGCCGTGCGGCGTCATGAATGACGCAGATCTCGGTATCGGGGTCCAGCGCGGCGATACCGAGGCGCACCGAGTCCTGACGCGCCTCGCCGCCATCTACCAGTCGGATTTCAGGATAGTCTTCTTCCAGCACGGAGAGAAAAGCCTCCCGGTGCGAGGCGGGTATGGCTACAATTGCGTTCCGCGCCAGGCCGAGGGCGTCAAAACGCTGGAGCGTGCGGATCAGCAACGGTACCCCCGAAACTGGAACCAGGGCCTTGGGCATGGATTTCCCCAGGCGCTGGCCCAGACCGCCCGCAGGAATGACGACCTGGACCTTCACGGTGCGAGGTCGTTATACCGCGTGAAGATCATGCGACCCGCCGCCGTCTGGAGTACGCTGGTGACCACGACCTGGACCATCTTGCCCATGTGACCGCGCCCGCCATCCACCACGACCATCGTGCCGTCGTCGAGATAGCCCACGCCCTGGCTGGGCTCTTTGCCTTCCTTGATGATCTTGACTTCCATCTGCTCATCGGGAAGGACCGCCGGCTTCAGCGCATTCGCGAGATCATTGATGTTGAGCACGGTGACCCCTTCGATCTGGGCCACCTTGTTCAGATTGAAGTCATTGGTGAGGATCTTCGCGGAGTATTTGTGCGCCAGCCGGACCAGCTTGCTGTCCACGTCCCGGACATCCTGCGGATCGTCGTCGGTGATTTTGACTTCAACCTTTGAGCCGTCCCGCTGAAGTTCCTTCAGAATGTCCAGACCACGACGGCCCTTGGCGCGCCGGAGTACGTCGGAGGAGTCCGCGATGTGTTGCAGTTCCAGCAGCACAAAGCGCGGCACCATCAGCGTGCCCTCGATGAAGCCGCTCTCACAGATATCCGCAATGCGACCATCGATGATGACGCTCGTGTCCACCAATTTAAGCGATATTGCATTCGCTTTTGTGCGCTCCACGGCGGAAAGGAGGGACTGGAGGCTGGAGGCCCGGGTCAACCCCAGGTAAATACCCACGTAGCCAAAAATTAACACGAAGGTAACCGTGATGAAAATACTGAAGGTCGGATTGGCCTGGGGAACCCAGAAGAGCAGCCAGTTCGCACAGGCATAGCCGAAGACCATGGCGATGATAATGGCCACCATCGCGGGCGCAAGCTTCTCGTACATGTCCTGGGTGATAAGGCGGAGCAACAACAGCACAAGAAATCCGACGCCGCCGCCCGCCAGACCGCCGAAGATGAACCACGGCAGGGCGCTGCCCAGCATCTTGCCCGCGTTGGCGACTTCATAGGCCTCGCGGGCATAGGTCGCCCAAATCAGCCCCATAATCAGGCAGGCGAGTACGAAAATGTACCTGATGATCTTTTCGGACATGCTCTAACTCCGTTCGCAATCGATTCGCACTATGCATCCCCAGTGACCCTGAACCGCCATGTCCCGGTAATTGATTGACAACATAGTATCATATGCCCCGAGGATTTACTAGAATTCAGTTTATTTTTGCGCGTCAATTTCGCCGAGAATCGCCGTAACCAGCCGGGTGATTTTCGGCTCCACGGCATTCGCTGTGGCGATTATTTTCTCAATATTCACCGGCTCCAGCGCGTCGGGAAAACACTCATCCGTGATGGCCGAAAAGCCCAGCACCCGAAGACCGGCATGGACCGCTACAATGACCTCTGGAACCGTGCTCATGCCCACGGCGTCCGCGCCGATAAGCCGCATGAAGCGGTACTCCGCCCGCGTTTCCAGGCAGGGGCCACTACAGGCCAGATAAACGCCCCGCTGGGTCTTAATGCCCAATTCGAGCGCTTTGGTTTCCGCCAGTTCGAGCAGAGCGTTTGAATACGGCTCGCACATGTCCGGGAAACGCGGCCCCAGCGTATCGTCATTCGGTCCGATGAGGGGGTTGTCGCCCAGAAAGTTGATGTGATCCGCGATGAGCATGAGGTCGCCCGTCCGAAACTGGGGATTCAGGCCACCCGCGGCGTTGGACACGATCAGGGTGTGGATTCCCAGTTCCCGGGCCACGCGAATGGGGAAGGTGACTTCCTGCAGGGTGTAGCCCTCGTAGAAGTGGAATCGTCCCGACAAGGCCACCACCGGCACACCCGCCAGCATCCCCATCACCAGTTCGCCCGCATGGGTGTCCACCGTGGAGGTGGGAAAGTGGGGGATGGACTCATAGGGTATCCGGTGGGCCTGCTCGACCTGATCGGCCAGGCTGCCCAGGCCCGTGCCGAGCACGATGCCCACCCGGGGCTGGTTTGGCGCGACGGAACGAACGTAGGCGGCGGCTTCCCTGACTTTTTCACCCAGTTGGATCATACCTTCTCATACTCCATCAAAGCGTTGGTTATCGGTACCTTGCCAAGGTCATGAAATGGGTGGGCACGCCGGTTGAGATTCATGGAGATGTCCTCAAGGCACACCGCGCCCAAGGGCTTTATTTGCATGCGCAACGGTGATGTCCTGCACGAGTAGAGACTTGTCCCGCCCATGTTCACCGCCCTTGATCAGGATCTGCTGCCGACGCACGTGGAGAATGTCGGCCAGAAATCGGACGAGGCTGTCGTTGGCCGCGCCCTCAACCGGGGGAGCCGTCAGCGCAATCCGGAGCCGGCCACCCTGTTCGCCCAGGATGGCGTTTCGCGACGATTTGGGTTGGACCTTAACGCGAAGCAACACGCCATCGGCACGGGCTTCCACGGGGCCAGCCTCCACGCTACTCTCCCGCACTCACGGCTTCGGCGGGCACCTCGGGGAGGAGCTGCACCGCCTCGGTGGCCGGGGCAACCGCCGGCTTGACGGGTTCCACATGCTCCAGCCACTGGCCCAGTTGCTGGAATCGCGCCTGACGCCGGTCCAGGGTCCATGCGCCCTGATCCACGTCCCGCAGAAACGCTTCGATTTCCCCGGTGACCGAAGCGGCCGCGCCATCCAGATCGCGATGGGCCCCGCCATTAGGTTCCTTGAGAATACTGTCGACAACGCCGAGGGATTTCAGGTCCGAAGCGGAGACGCGCAGGGCCGAGGCCGCAAGCTCCTTCTTCTCCACATCGCGCCAGAGGATTTCCGCGCAGCGCTCCGGCGGACAGATGACATATACCGCATTTTCAAACATGGCAATCCGGTCGCCCACCGCAATGGCAAGGGCGCCGCCGCTGCCGCCTTCGCTCAGGATTATCGAAAGGATCGGTGTGTTGATCCGGAAGGCTTCCAGCAGATTGAAGGCGATGGCAAAGCCCTGACCGTGCTGCTCGGCGTCGATGCCGGGATGGGCCGCAGGCGTGTCCACAAAGGTGACCACCGGGTATCCCAAACGCTCGGCCATGCGGTAAATGCGCAGCGCCTTGCGGTAGCCTTCGGGGTGGGCCATGCCGAAATTGCACTTGACCTTCTCGTCGGTATCCACGCCCTTCTGCTGGCCGGCCACGAAAACAGTCCGTCCCTGAAAGCGGGCGATACCACAGACCATCGCCGGGTCATCGCCCAGAGCCTTGTCTCCGTGAAGCTCCACGAAATCTTCAAAGACACGCTCCACAAAAGAGCGCATCCGGGGTCGCTGGGGATGCCGGGCAAGCTGCACCCGTTCCCAGGGGGAAATGTTGGCAAATATCGCGTTGCGCTGCGACTCGCGCTGGACCTTCAGCGCCTCTCGGGCTTCCTCGGTCTCGGCCTTGGCGATCTGCTCCTCAATATCGAAAAGGGGTTGTTCGAAGGGGAGGATAACCTCGGTGGATTTCTTAGCTCGTTTTATCTGCACGTTAGTGGTGATCCCATGCAATCATAAAGCCCTGCGCATCGAGTTCCTGCGCGCGACGGGCCCTGCCTCTACTCTAACTCCGTATACCCGGGAGTGCTCGCGGGAAAAACACCGCCATTGTATCACGCGCCAACCCGCAATGCAGCATGCGAAGCGTCCGAAAAGTCCGGAGCGTCTAAAGGCAAAACCTCGGACGGGGGCGTTCCCATCCGAGGTTCAAAGGGCGGACTGATGTGTCGACTTATACCGTCTCGAGTACTTCGCCGAAATATTCGTAGTAACACTCGGCATGCCAATACTCACCTTCAAGGTCTACGGCCTCACCAAATTCGAAATCGACATCTTCAATGTGCTCATTGCACAATGTGCACTGTTTCATAACTGCTATCACCTCGCTTTCGTTACGTTGTACTGCACCCTTCTTGATGCATACTTGCGAGGCTTATACCACTAAAGTTTCAATAAGTCAAGAAAAAAAATTAAAAAACCCATTTTTTTGAAAATTTAGGGGAAACAAAAAAAGTTTACCTTTCGTTATATCTTCACAAGCTATTGAATTAAAATGACTTGCAGTGTGCCTAAAAAATGGCGCTTCCGCGAAGCGTTGTGAAGAAACGGTGGAAAAAATCTGCAAAAACATGGCCCCATCCTACCCGTATATCCCGCAAAACGGGGCCTGAACGACCCCGCGTTAAGCCTTCGGCGGAAGCAGAATTCGGGCGATGACCGGCATGTGATCGGACGGGAAATGGCCCCCCTCCTGGACCGCGTCAATCTCGCAGGTGACCGCGGTTACCCCAGGCGTGGCGAATATCCAGTCGATGCGCCGAAAATCGGCCGCCTCCGGATCCTTAAAGCCATTCCACGTGTTGGCCTCGCCCTTGCGTTCCCTTGCACTCTCCCAGAGATCTACGAGACCTCCGTCGATGAGGGCCTTCCAGGGGGCGCTGCTTCCGCCCGCCGCATTGAAATCCCCCGTCAGGATCACCACTTCGCCGGGGTGGAGTGAAGCGATACGGGCCGTTATCAGCCGCGCGCTCTCAAGGCGGGCCTGGGCGCCGCGGTGATCGAGATGGGTGTTGTAGTAGTAGAATTGCCGCCCCGTAGGCCGATGGTGAAATTTTACCCACGTCGCGATTCGGGGAAGACTGGAGTCCCAGGATTTGGTTCCCGGTGTTCCCGGCGAGTCCGAGAGCCAGAAATGTCCGCTTTCCAGGGGCAGCAGGAGGGCCTTCTGATAAA
The Candidatus Hydrogenedentota bacterium genome window above contains:
- a CDS encoding 2-C-methyl-D-erythritol 2,4-cyclodiphosphate synthase, which gives rise to MRIGQGYDLHRLEEGYPLILGGVTVPHHKGLVGHSDADVLTHAIIDALLGAAALGNIGQHFPDTDPKYKGADSLVLLEESAALLYQAGWIVVNIDSTIIAQQPKLNPHLDAIRARLAETLDLRLDQISVKAKTNEHVGPEGREEAISVHAAVLIESKINF
- the ispD gene encoding 2-C-methyl-D-erythritol 4-phosphate cytidylyltransferase, whose protein sequence is MKVQVVIPAGGLGQRLGKSMPKALVPVSGVPLLIRTLQRFDALGLARNAIVAIPASHREAFLSVLEEDYPEIRLVDGGEARQDSVRLGIAALDPDTEICVIHDAARLFITPEAIHAAIDAALAMGAATVAIPSIDTILIEDGEGYLKETPDRRQLWACQTPQVFRTEIIRSAHERAVTENMEVTDDATLVRRCGHAVKLIHGSPLNFKLTTPTDLQIAEALIEKGMECA
- a CDS encoding TRAM domain-containing protein, translating into MSEKIIRYIFVLACLIMGLIWATYAREAYEVANAGKMLGSALPWFIFGGLAGGGVGFLVLLLLRLITQDMYEKLAPAMVAIIIAMVFGYACANWLLFWVPQANPTFSIFITVTFVLIFGYVGIYLGLTRASSLQSLLSAVERTKANAISLKLVDTSVIIDGRIADICESGFIEGTLMVPRFVLLELQHIADSSDVLRRAKGRRGLDILKELQRDGSKVEVKITDDDPQDVRDVDSKLVRLAHKYSAKILTNDFNLNKVAQIEGVTVLNINDLANALKPAVLPDEQMEVKIIKEGKEPSQGVGYLDDGTMVVVDGGRGHMGKMVQVVVTSVLQTAAGRMIFTRYNDLAP
- a CDS encoding purine-nucleoside phosphorylase, yielding MIQLGEKVREAAAYVRSVAPNQPRVGIVLGTGLGSLADQVEQAHRIPYESIPHFPTSTVDTHAGELVMGMLAGVPVVALSGRFHFYEGYTLQEVTFPIRVARELGIHTLIVSNAAGGLNPQFRTGDLMLIADHINFLGDNPLIGPNDDTLGPRFPDMCEPYSNALLELAETKALELGIKTQRGVYLACSGPCLETRAEYRFMRLIGADAVGMSTVPEVIVAVHAGLRVLGFSAITDECFPDALEPVNIEKIIATANAVEPKITRLVTAILGEIDAQK
- a CDS encoding YggU family protein; translation: MEARADGVLLRVKVQPKSSRNAILGEQGGRLRIALTAPPVEGAANDSLVRFLADILHVRRQQILIKGGEHGRDKSLLVQDITVAHANKALGRGVP
- a CDS encoding acetyl-CoA carboxylase carboxyltransferase subunit alpha, with the protein product MLPFEQPLFDIEEQIAKAETEEAREALKVQRESQRNAIFANISPWERVQLARHPQRPRMRSFVERVFEDFVELHGDKALGDDPAMVCGIARFQGRTVFVAGQQKGVDTDEKVKCNFGMAHPEGYRKALRIYRMAERLGYPVVTFVDTPAAHPGIDAEQHGQGFAIAFNLLEAFRINTPILSIILSEGGSGGALAIAVGDRIAMFENAVYVICPPERCAEILWRDVEKKELAASALRVSASDLKSLGVVDSILKEPNGGAHRDLDGAAASVTGEIEAFLRDVDQGAWTLDRRQARFQQLGQWLEHVEPVKPAVAPATEAVQLLPEVPAEAVSAGE
- a CDS encoding endonuclease/exonuclease/phosphatase family protein; this encodes MSPSESNPTPAEIAVMMLVTFFIALGTALAAPESATPEPLTVMSYNVRFGTANDGPDAWELRKDFLVATIAKHAPAILGTQECLDFQAEYLATHLPGYAWIGLGREEDGGGEMTAVLYQKALLLPLESGHFWLSDSPGTPGTKSWDSSLPRIATWVKFHHRPTGRQFYYYNTHLDHRGAQARLESARLITARIASLHPGEVVILTGDFNAAGGSSAPWKALIDGGLVDLWESARERKGEANTWNGFKDPEAADFRRIDWIFATPGVTAVTCEIDAVQEGGHFPSDHMPVIARILLPPKA